The nucleotide sequence CGATCACGATCCCGATGATCAAACCGGTCTTGCTCTTCGACGGCGGGGCGGGCGGGCCGCCGAAACCCTGCTGGTAGCCCTGGTTGTTCGGGTCCCAGCCCTGCTGGGGCTGCTGCGGGTACTGCTGGGTCTGGTCCCAGCCCTGCTGCGGCTGCTGCTGGTACTGCTGCGTCTGATCCCAACCCTGCTGCTGTCCGTACTGCTGAGGCTGACCGTACTGCTGGGTCTGGTCCCAACCCTGCTGCGGCTGCTGTCCCTGGGGGTCCTGGCCGTAGGGCTGGCCTGGCTGGGGTGGGTAGGTCATCGGTCTCGCCTTCCGTACTGGGGCCTGAGGCTTCAGATCAGACGACCGGCGGTCAGCGCTGGTTCCGGATCCGCTCGTGCCAGGGGTTTCAGTGGCATTCTGCTCGGAAGGTACCTGCGGTGAAAGCGGCGCGCGAAAGCGGCTCCCGGCCGAGGCCGGGAGCCGCTTCTTCACGGAATGCGCAGCTCAGCCGTTGGCCAGTGCCTGCAAGCGGTCGTAAGCGCCATTGAAGGTGTTCTGGTCGAGCGGGCTGGAGGTGTACTGCCACACGGTGTAGTAGCCCCAGCCGTAGGGCAGCGCGCCCACGGTGGACGCGTACCGCGCGATCCACAGCGGGACCGTGCCACCGAAGTTCTGCGTCGTGCCGACGCAGGTGCTCCACCAGCTCGTCGAGGTGTAGATGACGGGCCAGCGGCCGGTGCGTGCCTTGTAGCGGTCGTGGAACGCCCGGATCCACGACCCCATGGCGGACTGGCTCAGGCCGTAACAGGTGGCGCCGTACGGGTTGTACTCCATGTCCAGCGCGCCCGGCAGGGTCTTGCCGTCCTTGGACCAGCCGCCGCCGTTGTCGATGAAGAAGTCGGCCTGCGCCGCGCCGCTCGAGACGTTCGGCAGGGCGAAGTGGTACGCGCCGCGGATGAAGCCCTGGTTGTAGGAACCGTTGTACTGCTGGGCGAAGTACGGGTTCTTGTAGCTCGTGCCTTCGGTGGCCTTCGTCCACACGAAGCGCTTGCCCTGACCCCACCAGTAAGCCCAGTCGACGTTCTTCTGGTAGCTGGCCACGTCCATGCCCGCGACCGTCGCGAGCACCCCGGCCTCGGGCTGCGGCTGCGCGGCCTTGGCCTTGGATTCCGGGGTGGAGGTGTCGCCTTCCACGCGCCGGATCTGGGATCCGATCGTGTGGTCGTTCGCCTGGAGATCGTGTTCGATCGACATGATCTCGGGGGACGGGGCGGCCGACGCCGGGACCGTGCTGCCGAGCAGGAGCAGCGCGGAGCCGACGGCGATGGCGATTCTTCGGGAAGTGCGCATTACGACAATCCCTTCACGGATAACCCTCGCTGAGGACGGCGACCTTGCAGGTGGTAGCCGTCCGGGCACGATTGTTGACGACGAGTGCCGGGTTTGTCACTAACTTCCGTGAAATTGGTACTACGCGTGGGTGATTTTCATTTCCAAGTAGGTCGGGTTATGTGATCTTGTAACGCCCACTCGGCTGAGCGTTCAACCGAGGGATAGCGCGTGCACGCGATCGGCCATGCCGTTGAACCAGTTCTGATCGCCGGGCAGGCTGCCCTTGTTCGAGAACTGCCAGATGGTGTGGGTCTTCCAGCTCGCGGGCAGCTCGCCGATCTCCGTGTTGTAGCGCGCGAGCCA is from Amycolatopsis lurida and encodes:
- a CDS encoding lysozyme translates to MRTSRRIAIAVGSALLLLGSTVPASAAPSPEIMSIEHDLQANDHTIGSQIRRVEGDTSTPESKAKAAQPQPEAGVLATVAGMDVASYQKNVDWAYWWGQGKRFVWTKATEGTSYKNPYFAQQYNGSYNQGFIRGAYHFALPNVSSGAAQADFFIDNGGGWSKDGKTLPGALDMEYNPYGATCYGLSQSAMGSWIRAFHDRYKARTGRWPVIYTSTSWWSTCVGTTQNFGGTVPLWIARYASTVGALPYGWGYYTVWQYTSSPLDQNTFNGAYDRLQALANG